In the genome of Paenibacillus pabuli, the window CAGTTTCTTTTTTGAATGTCCCAAGCTTCGTTTATGCCGAGCAGCTTGCGGTGAAGGTTCAAGGCATGGAGGTGAGAGTCGATGTCGCTTTTGGCGGTGAGTTTTATGCTGTGATCGATATGTCAGCTTTGGGAGACGGGAATGTGTTCAACCTTCCGAAGCTGCGTGAATGGGGCAGGCTGATCCGCGAGGAGGTCGAACGGCGGCTTGAGGTGAAGCATCCGCACCTGGACTGGATATCCGGAATTCACGGCGTCTTTTTTTATCAAAGGGGAGATGCATCGTGCGATGACCGAAACCCGAACCTGCTCGCATATCGCTGCACGGCTGCATTTGCTGGAGAGCAGCTTGACCGGTCGCCAGGAGGGGCTGGCACCTGCGCTCACATGGCGGTCCTGCATTCCTGCGGTTCGCTGAAGCCAGGGCAGCAGATCGTTTATGAAGGGATCACTGGCGCGCGAATCGTGGGAAGCATCGAAGGGGAAAAGGACATTTACGGGTATAGAGCCGTCATTCCTCGGCTCACCGGAACCGCTCACATCCTGGGATTCATGAATTTCTTGCTCGATCCGTCAGACTCGCTGCCGGAAGGTTTTGTTCTGTACTGAATCGAGGTTGATATTGAAATGGATAACACTGAAGGGAGAAATGTCAATATGGCAACATTTGAAGGAGTTTATGTCGCGCTTGTCACACCGTTTACAGCGGATTACGAG includes:
- a CDS encoding proline racemase family protein: METTKWYAALDTHSCGQPLRIITVGLPQINGSSQHAKSLFFKRHFDSVRKLLLAEPRGHREMTGAIVTAPTTAEASFGLLFLNQEGLSAISGHGIIATVAAWVSTGQLSASDAANGVLIDCPAGTVKAFADFDGHEVRSVSFLNVPSFVYAEQLAVKVQGMEVRVDVAFGGEFYAVIDMSALGDGNVFNLPKLREWGRLIREEVERRLEVKHPHLDWISGIHGVFFYQRGDASCDDRNPNLLAYRCTAAFAGEQLDRSPGGAGTCAHMAVLHSCGSLKPGQQIVYEGITGARIVGSIEGEKDIYGYRAVIPRLTGTAHILGFMNFLLDPSDSLPEGFVLY